The Argopecten irradians isolate NY chromosome 6, Ai_NY, whole genome shotgun sequence genome has a window encoding:
- the LOC138324933 gene encoding ATP-dependent RNA helicase DDX4-like isoform X6 codes for MPSFPLVTQQKMAARRGRGRGFGKGGFGDAGSTGVTKGLGRGVLRAGFSTEVNGTSNGDSGLSGGFSNMSVSKPGFGESKSNGGFGSGGNSGGFGSGGNSGGFGSKGGGFGSGGNSGGFGSKGGGFGSKAQNGDGDSNGMTNGKGGGFGRGGGGGGGGGFGSDRPPRGGGFGGGGGGGSSSGCHKCGEEGHFARECPTGGGGGGGDRACFKCGEQGHMSRECPKGGGGGGSSSGCHKCGEEGHFARECPTGGGGGGGGSGDRGCFKCGEQGHFSRECPNSEKSGIQLDPDRPAPYIPPAPSEDETEIFGGILKGINFDKYEKIPVEVTGRGAPASIKSFDEAGIYDGFMTNLVKSHYEKPTPVQKFSIPIVMSGRDLMACAQTGSGKTAAFLLPVLTGMMKNGLTGSAFSEVQEPQALVVAPTRELALQIFNDARKFSHGTMLRPVVLYGGTSVGYQLKQVENGAHIVVGTPGRLIDVIGKGKISLAKLKYLILDEADRMLDMGFGPDIKKIVHELGTPEKTERQTLMFSATFPEEIQKLAGEFLNDYLFLTVGRVGGACSDVSQNFFQVERQQKRQKLCDILSESGADKTLVFVEQKRNADFLASYLSESGFPTTSIHGDRLQREREEALRDFKMGKAPILIATSVAARGLDIPNVKHVINYDLPQSIDEYVHRIGRTGRCGNLGKATSFYSEDSDGSLAKPLLRILVDAQQNVPDWLEASSQNSMSSGSYSGGGRFGGRDIRKDQERTREHAGNGQSSYSGYGSGFGGQTAKVGGDDDEEDWD; via the exons ATGCCGTCATTTCCTCTTGTTACTCAGCAGAAGATGGCTGCCAGAAGG ggTAGAGGCAGAGGATTTGGTAAAGGAGG CTTTGGAGACGCAGGATCTACAG GAGTGACCAAGGGTTTAGGAAGAGGTGTGTTGCGGGCTGGTTTCTCAACTGAAGTAAATGGCACAAGCAATGGGGACAGTGGGTTATCGGGAGGATTCTCAAACATGTCCGTCTCCAAGCCAGGCTTCGGAGAATCAAAAAGCAATGGTGGCTTTGGCAGTGGAGGGAACAGTGGCGGCTTCGGAAGTGGTGGCAACAGCGGAGGATTCGGTAGTAAAGGTGGTGGCTTTGGAAGTGGTGGCAATAGCGGTGGATTCGGTAGTAAAGGTGGTGGATTCGGTTCCAAAGCACAAAATGGAG ATGGAGATTCCAATGGAATGACAAACGGAAAAGGTGGTGGTTTTGGCCGTGGTGGAGgcggtggtggtggtggtg GTTTTGGTTCTGATCGGCCGCCACG TGGAGGTGGTTTTGGAG GTGGTGGGGGAGGTGGCAGCTCTAGTGGGTGTCATAAATGTGGTGAAGAAGGCCACTTTGCAAGAGAATGTCCGACTGGTg gtggtggtggtggtggtgaccGGGCTTGTTTCAAATGTGGAGAACAAGGCCACATGTCAAGAGAATGTCCCAAAG GTGGTGGGGGAGGTGGCAGCTCTAGTGGGTGTCATAAATGTGGCGAAGAAGGCCACTTTGCAAGAGAATGTCCGACTGGTG GAGGTGGTGGTGGAGGTGGCAGTGGTGACCGTGGATGTTTCAAATGTGGAGAACAAGGCCACTTTTCCAGAGAATGTCCAAATTCAGAGAAGTCGGGAATCCAACTAG ATCCGGATCGTCCTGCACCCTACATCCCACCAGCACCTTCTGAGGATGAAACAGAGATCTTTGGAGGCATATTAAAGGGCATTAACTTTGACAAGTATGAGAAGATCCCAGTGGAGGTGACTGGGCGCGGAGCACCAGCCTCCATCAAGAGTTTTGATGAGGCTGGTATTTACGACGGCTTTATGACCAACCTTGTAAAATCTCATTATGAAAAGCCAACACCAGTACAGAAGTTTTCCATCCCCATCGTGATGTCCGGAAGAGACCTGATGGCCTGTGCTCAGACCGGTTCAGGAAAAACA GCGGCTTTCCTTCTGCCTGTGCTGACTGGAATGATGAAAAATGGCCTTACAGGAAGTGCGTTTTCCGAAGTCCAAGAGCCACAAGCTCTGGTGGTGGCTCCAACAAGAGAACTGGCATTACAGATTTTTAACGATGCACGAAAATTCTCCCACGGAACCATGTTACGTCCAGTTGTGTTGTATGGAGGTACGTCTGTGGGATATCAACTGAAACAAGTGGAGAATGGTGCTCACATTGTGGTCGGTACACCTGGACGGTTGATCGACGTCATTGGTAAAGGAAAG ATAAGTCTGGCAAAGCTCAAATACCTAATCTTGGATGAAGCAGACAGAATGTTGGACATGGGATTCGGaccagatataaaaaaaattgtacatgaACTTGGTACCCCAGAAAAAACAGAAAGACAAACACTCATGTTTAGTGCCACCTTTCCCGAGGAAATCCAGAAACTGGCTGGGGAATTCCTCAATGACTATTTGTTTTTAACTGTGGGACGTGTTGGTGGAGCTTGTTCTGATGTGTCCCAAAACTTTTTCCAAGTCGAACGGCAGCAAAAACGACAGAAACTGTGTGATATACTTTCAGAATCTG GTGCAGACAAAACTCTAGTGTTCGTAGAACAGAAAAGGAATGCCGATTTCTTGGCATCCTACTTGTCAGAGTCGGGTTTCCCTACTACTAGTATACATGG GGATCGTCTTCAAAGAGAAAGAGAAGAAGCGTTGCGAGATTTCAAAATGGGCAAGGCTCCCATCTTGATTGCTACATCTGTAGCAGCCCGTGGCTTGGACATTCCGAATGTAAAACATGTAATAAACTACGACCTACCTCAGTCGATAGATGAATATGTACACAGAATAGGTCGGACTGGGCGGTGTGGCAATCTCGGCAAAGCCACCAGCTTCTACTCAGAAGACTCTGATGGCAGTCTTGCTAAACCACTCTTGAGGATCTTGGTGGAT GCTCAACAAAACGTACCAGATTGGTTAGAAGCTAGCAGTCAAAACAGTATGTCTTCAGGTTCCTACTCCGGCGGTGGCCGATTTGGAGGCAGAGACATCAGGAAGGACCAAGAGAGG ACAAGAGAACATGCTGGAAATGGTCAGAGTTCATACTCTGGATATGGCAGTGGGTTTGGAGGTCAGACAGCTAAAGTCGGAGGGGACGATGATGAGGAAGATTGGGACTGA
- the LOC138324933 gene encoding probable ATP-dependent RNA helicase DDX4 isoform X17, with protein MPSFPLVTQQKMAARRGRGRGFGKGGFGDAGSTGVTKGLGRGVLRAGFSTEVNGTSNGDSGLSGGFSNMSVSKPGFGESKSNGGFGSGGNSGGFGSGGNSGGFGSKGGGFGSGGNSGGFGSKGGGFGSKAQNGDGDSNGMTNGKGGGFGRGGGGGGGGGFGSDRPPRGGGFGGGGGGGGSGDRGCFKCGEQGHFSRECPNSEKSGIQLDPDRPAPYIPPAPSEDETEIFGGILKGINFDKYEKIPVEVTGRGAPASIKSFDEAGIYDGFMTNLVKSHYEKPTPVQKFSIPIVMSGRDLMACAQTGSGKTAAFLLPVLTGMMKNGLTGSAFSEVQEPQALVVAPTRELALQIFNDARKFSHGTMLRPVVLYGGTSVGYQLKQVENGAHIVVGTPGRLIDVIGKGKISLAKLKYLILDEADRMLDMGFGPDIKKIVHELGTPEKTERQTLMFSATFPEEIQKLAGEFLNDYLFLTVGRVGGACSDVSQNFFQVERQQKRQKLCDILSESGADKTLVFVEQKRNADFLASYLSESGFPTTSIHGDRLQREREEALRDFKMGKAPILIATSVAARGLDIPNVKHVINYDLPQSIDEYVHRIGRTGRCGNLGKATSFYSEDSDGSLAKPLLRILVDAQQNVPDWLEASSQNSMSSGSYSGGGRFGGRDIRKDQERTREHAGNGQSSYSGYGSGFGGQTAKVGGDDDEEDWD; from the exons ATGCCGTCATTTCCTCTTGTTACTCAGCAGAAGATGGCTGCCAGAAGG ggTAGAGGCAGAGGATTTGGTAAAGGAGG CTTTGGAGACGCAGGATCTACAG GAGTGACCAAGGGTTTAGGAAGAGGTGTGTTGCGGGCTGGTTTCTCAACTGAAGTAAATGGCACAAGCAATGGGGACAGTGGGTTATCGGGAGGATTCTCAAACATGTCCGTCTCCAAGCCAGGCTTCGGAGAATCAAAAAGCAATGGTGGCTTTGGCAGTGGAGGGAACAGTGGCGGCTTCGGAAGTGGTGGCAACAGCGGAGGATTCGGTAGTAAAGGTGGTGGCTTTGGAAGTGGTGGCAATAGCGGTGGATTCGGTAGTAAAGGTGGTGGATTCGGTTCCAAAGCACAAAATGGAG ATGGAGATTCCAATGGAATGACAAACGGAAAAGGTGGTGGTTTTGGCCGTGGTGGAGgcggtggtggtggtggtg GTTTTGGTTCTGATCGGCCGCCACG TGGAGGTGGTTTTGGAG GAGGTGGTGGTGGAGGTGGCAGTGGTGACCGTGGATGTTTCAAATGTGGAGAACAAGGCCACTTTTCCAGAGAATGTCCAAATTCAGAGAAGTCGGGAATCCAACTAG ATCCGGATCGTCCTGCACCCTACATCCCACCAGCACCTTCTGAGGATGAAACAGAGATCTTTGGAGGCATATTAAAGGGCATTAACTTTGACAAGTATGAGAAGATCCCAGTGGAGGTGACTGGGCGCGGAGCACCAGCCTCCATCAAGAGTTTTGATGAGGCTGGTATTTACGACGGCTTTATGACCAACCTTGTAAAATCTCATTATGAAAAGCCAACACCAGTACAGAAGTTTTCCATCCCCATCGTGATGTCCGGAAGAGACCTGATGGCCTGTGCTCAGACCGGTTCAGGAAAAACA GCGGCTTTCCTTCTGCCTGTGCTGACTGGAATGATGAAAAATGGCCTTACAGGAAGTGCGTTTTCCGAAGTCCAAGAGCCACAAGCTCTGGTGGTGGCTCCAACAAGAGAACTGGCATTACAGATTTTTAACGATGCACGAAAATTCTCCCACGGAACCATGTTACGTCCAGTTGTGTTGTATGGAGGTACGTCTGTGGGATATCAACTGAAACAAGTGGAGAATGGTGCTCACATTGTGGTCGGTACACCTGGACGGTTGATCGACGTCATTGGTAAAGGAAAG ATAAGTCTGGCAAAGCTCAAATACCTAATCTTGGATGAAGCAGACAGAATGTTGGACATGGGATTCGGaccagatataaaaaaaattgtacatgaACTTGGTACCCCAGAAAAAACAGAAAGACAAACACTCATGTTTAGTGCCACCTTTCCCGAGGAAATCCAGAAACTGGCTGGGGAATTCCTCAATGACTATTTGTTTTTAACTGTGGGACGTGTTGGTGGAGCTTGTTCTGATGTGTCCCAAAACTTTTTCCAAGTCGAACGGCAGCAAAAACGACAGAAACTGTGTGATATACTTTCAGAATCTG GTGCAGACAAAACTCTAGTGTTCGTAGAACAGAAAAGGAATGCCGATTTCTTGGCATCCTACTTGTCAGAGTCGGGTTTCCCTACTACTAGTATACATGG GGATCGTCTTCAAAGAGAAAGAGAAGAAGCGTTGCGAGATTTCAAAATGGGCAAGGCTCCCATCTTGATTGCTACATCTGTAGCAGCCCGTGGCTTGGACATTCCGAATGTAAAACATGTAATAAACTACGACCTACCTCAGTCGATAGATGAATATGTACACAGAATAGGTCGGACTGGGCGGTGTGGCAATCTCGGCAAAGCCACCAGCTTCTACTCAGAAGACTCTGATGGCAGTCTTGCTAAACCACTCTTGAGGATCTTGGTGGAT GCTCAACAAAACGTACCAGATTGGTTAGAAGCTAGCAGTCAAAACAGTATGTCTTCAGGTTCCTACTCCGGCGGTGGCCGATTTGGAGGCAGAGACATCAGGAAGGACCAAGAGAGG ACAAGAGAACATGCTGGAAATGGTCAGAGTTCATACTCTGGATATGGCAGTGGGTTTGGAGGTCAGACAGCTAAAGTCGGAGGGGACGATGATGAGGAAGATTGGGACTGA
- the LOC138324933 gene encoding ATP-dependent RNA helicase DDX4-like isoform X2: protein MPSFPLVTQQKMAARRGRGRGFGKGGFGDAGSTGVTKGLGRGVLRAGFSTEVNGTSNGDSGLSGGFSNMSVSKPGFGESKSNGGFGSGGNSGGFGSGGNSGGFGSKGGGFGSGGNSGGFGSKGGGFGSKAQNGDGDSNGMTNGKGGGFGRGGGGGGGGFGSDRPPRGGGFGGGGGGGSSSGCHKCGEEGHFARECPTGGGGGGGDRACFKCGEQGHMSRECPKGGGGGGGDRACFKCGEQGHMSRECPKGGGGGGSSSGCHKCGEEGHFARECPTGGGGGGGGSGDRGCFKCGEQGHFSRECPNSEKSGIQLDPDRPAPYIPPAPSEDETEIFGGILKGINFDKYEKIPVEVTGRGAPASIKSFDEAGIYDGFMTNLVKSHYEKPTPVQKFSIPIVMSGRDLMACAQTGSGKTAAFLLPVLTGMMKNGLTGSAFSEVQEPQALVVAPTRELALQIFNDARKFSHGTMLRPVVLYGGTSVGYQLKQVENGAHIVVGTPGRLIDVIGKGKISLAKLKYLILDEADRMLDMGFGPDIKKIVHELGTPEKTERQTLMFSATFPEEIQKLAGEFLNDYLFLTVGRVGGACSDVSQNFFQVERQQKRQKLCDILSESGADKTLVFVEQKRNADFLASYLSESGFPTTSIHGDRLQREREEALRDFKMGKAPILIATSVAARGLDIPNVKHVINYDLPQSIDEYVHRIGRTGRCGNLGKATSFYSEDSDGSLAKPLLRILVDAQQNVPDWLEASSQNSMSSGSYSGGGRFGGRDIRKDQERTREHAGNGQSSYSGYGSGFGGQTAKVGGDDDEEDWD, encoded by the exons ATGCCGTCATTTCCTCTTGTTACTCAGCAGAAGATGGCTGCCAGAAGG ggTAGAGGCAGAGGATTTGGTAAAGGAGG CTTTGGAGACGCAGGATCTACAG GAGTGACCAAGGGTTTAGGAAGAGGTGTGTTGCGGGCTGGTTTCTCAACTGAAGTAAATGGCACAAGCAATGGGGACAGTGGGTTATCGGGAGGATTCTCAAACATGTCCGTCTCCAAGCCAGGCTTCGGAGAATCAAAAAGCAATGGTGGCTTTGGCAGTGGAGGGAACAGTGGCGGCTTCGGAAGTGGTGGCAACAGCGGAGGATTCGGTAGTAAAGGTGGTGGCTTTGGAAGTGGTGGCAATAGCGGTGGATTCGGTAGTAAAGGTGGTGGATTCGGTTCCAAAGCACAAAATGGAG ATGGAGATTCCAATGGAATGACAAACGGAAAAGGTGGTGGTTTTGGCCGTGGTGGAGgcggtggtggtggtg GTTTTGGTTCTGATCGGCCGCCACG TGGAGGTGGTTTTGGAG GTGGTGGGGGAGGTGGCAGCTCTAGTGGGTGTCATAAATGTGGTGAAGAAGGCCACTTTGCAAGAGAATGTCCGACTGGTg gtggtggtggtggtggtgaccGGGCTTGTTTCAAATGTGGAGAACAAGGCCACATGTCAAGAGAATGTCCCAAAGGT ggtggtggtggtggtggtgaccGGGCTTGTTTCAAATGTGGAGAACAAGGCCACATGTCAAGAGAATGTCCCAAAG GTGGTGGGGGAGGTGGCAGCTCTAGTGGGTGTCATAAATGTGGCGAAGAAGGCCACTTTGCAAGAGAATGTCCGACTGGTG GAGGTGGTGGTGGAGGTGGCAGTGGTGACCGTGGATGTTTCAAATGTGGAGAACAAGGCCACTTTTCCAGAGAATGTCCAAATTCAGAGAAGTCGGGAATCCAACTAG ATCCGGATCGTCCTGCACCCTACATCCCACCAGCACCTTCTGAGGATGAAACAGAGATCTTTGGAGGCATATTAAAGGGCATTAACTTTGACAAGTATGAGAAGATCCCAGTGGAGGTGACTGGGCGCGGAGCACCAGCCTCCATCAAGAGTTTTGATGAGGCTGGTATTTACGACGGCTTTATGACCAACCTTGTAAAATCTCATTATGAAAAGCCAACACCAGTACAGAAGTTTTCCATCCCCATCGTGATGTCCGGAAGAGACCTGATGGCCTGTGCTCAGACCGGTTCAGGAAAAACA GCGGCTTTCCTTCTGCCTGTGCTGACTGGAATGATGAAAAATGGCCTTACAGGAAGTGCGTTTTCCGAAGTCCAAGAGCCACAAGCTCTGGTGGTGGCTCCAACAAGAGAACTGGCATTACAGATTTTTAACGATGCACGAAAATTCTCCCACGGAACCATGTTACGTCCAGTTGTGTTGTATGGAGGTACGTCTGTGGGATATCAACTGAAACAAGTGGAGAATGGTGCTCACATTGTGGTCGGTACACCTGGACGGTTGATCGACGTCATTGGTAAAGGAAAG ATAAGTCTGGCAAAGCTCAAATACCTAATCTTGGATGAAGCAGACAGAATGTTGGACATGGGATTCGGaccagatataaaaaaaattgtacatgaACTTGGTACCCCAGAAAAAACAGAAAGACAAACACTCATGTTTAGTGCCACCTTTCCCGAGGAAATCCAGAAACTGGCTGGGGAATTCCTCAATGACTATTTGTTTTTAACTGTGGGACGTGTTGGTGGAGCTTGTTCTGATGTGTCCCAAAACTTTTTCCAAGTCGAACGGCAGCAAAAACGACAGAAACTGTGTGATATACTTTCAGAATCTG GTGCAGACAAAACTCTAGTGTTCGTAGAACAGAAAAGGAATGCCGATTTCTTGGCATCCTACTTGTCAGAGTCGGGTTTCCCTACTACTAGTATACATGG GGATCGTCTTCAAAGAGAAAGAGAAGAAGCGTTGCGAGATTTCAAAATGGGCAAGGCTCCCATCTTGATTGCTACATCTGTAGCAGCCCGTGGCTTGGACATTCCGAATGTAAAACATGTAATAAACTACGACCTACCTCAGTCGATAGATGAATATGTACACAGAATAGGTCGGACTGGGCGGTGTGGCAATCTCGGCAAAGCCACCAGCTTCTACTCAGAAGACTCTGATGGCAGTCTTGCTAAACCACTCTTGAGGATCTTGGTGGAT GCTCAACAAAACGTACCAGATTGGTTAGAAGCTAGCAGTCAAAACAGTATGTCTTCAGGTTCCTACTCCGGCGGTGGCCGATTTGGAGGCAGAGACATCAGGAAGGACCAAGAGAGG ACAAGAGAACATGCTGGAAATGGTCAGAGTTCATACTCTGGATATGGCAGTGGGTTTGGAGGTCAGACAGCTAAAGTCGGAGGGGACGATGATGAGGAAGATTGGGACTGA